A stretch of the Planococcus lenghuensis genome encodes the following:
- a CDS encoding bifunctional 4-hydroxy-2-oxoglutarate aldolase/2-dehydro-3-deoxy-phosphogluconate aldolase: protein MISQIVNQKILPILRGLSEEDAFFLIDAFQEAGLNVFEVSLNQPGSLKLLESINTKFGETVSVGAGTVLTREMAIEAKNSGATFFLSPSISHEVFESASILNIPYIPGALTPSEIQQAHQLGAKLIKVFPIRQLGATYIKDVLASLNHVDLLAVGGVDLHNTKELFQAGVKGVGIGSSLAKKEWISNRDKAQIMRTLELYKNEIQE from the coding sequence ATGATTTCGCAAATTGTGAACCAGAAAATCCTTCCGATTTTACGAGGGCTATCTGAGGAAGATGCCTTTTTCTTAATCGATGCTTTCCAAGAAGCGGGATTAAATGTATTTGAAGTTTCATTGAATCAACCAGGAAGTTTGAAATTACTGGAATCAATTAATACAAAGTTTGGAGAAACAGTTTCAGTAGGAGCAGGCACAGTGTTGACTAGAGAGATGGCTATTGAAGCAAAAAACTCTGGAGCTACCTTCTTTCTGAGTCCTAGTATATCTCATGAGGTTTTTGAAAGCGCTAGCATTCTAAATATTCCTTACATACCAGGAGCTTTAACGCCTTCTGAGATTCAGCAAGCACATCAACTGGGTGCGAAGTTAATTAAAGTGTTCCCGATTCGTCAATTGGGAGCAACTTATATTAAAGATGTTCTAGCTTCTCTAAACCACGTTGATCTTCTCGCTGTTGGAGGAGTGGACCTTCACAATACTAAAGAGCTGTTTCAAGCAGGGGTTAAGGGGGTCGGTATCGGAAGCAGTTTAGCAAAGAAAGAGTGGATCAGTAACAGAGATAAAGCACAAATTATGAGGACGTTAGAACTCTACAAAAATGAAATTCAAGAATGA
- a CDS encoding DUF6339 family protein, which translates to MSQFYLNQKKYLELQQQIEENTDLYYSDNSWLAEELGIKERNRANLIVSNESNPSLDDLENAIKLHKTYIDLPYSLASDGNFWSLLAHTEYWDYMRARWPVEKARKDQLMFIGRRYFFKEKGRARNGLARLWWFAELSYEGDSEDPYHFTRLMLQDQDLAGQIIENAHLSRNRFALKALFNLLNYISEQESAGRIKELTGEMRRKLIREAAQYLNLTGAVELWDILSIDEAGKKLEQWVDKYLDKLNMHVSQKV; encoded by the coding sequence ATGTCCCAATTTTACCTGAACCAAAAGAAATATTTAGAGTTGCAACAACAAATCGAAGAGAATACAGACTTATATTATTCGGATAATTCATGGTTAGCAGAAGAACTAGGTATCAAGGAAAGAAATAGAGCAAATCTCATTGTTAGCAATGAATCAAATCCTAGTTTAGATGACCTGGAAAATGCAATTAAACTCCACAAAACATATATTGATTTACCATACAGTCTAGCATCAGATGGGAATTTTTGGAGTTTACTCGCTCATACAGAATATTGGGATTATATGCGAGCACGATGGCCAGTAGAAAAAGCTCGAAAAGATCAACTTATGTTTATTGGCAGGCGTTATTTTTTCAAAGAGAAAGGACGTGCCCGAAATGGTTTAGCCAGGTTATGGTGGTTTGCAGAACTAAGTTATGAGGGTGATTCAGAAGACCCTTACCACTTCACTAGGTTAATGTTGCAAGACCAAGATCTAGCTGGGCAAATTATTGAAAATGCTCACCTATCTAGAAATAGGTTTGCCTTAAAAGCATTATTTAATCTTTTAAATTATATTTCAGAGCAGGAAAGTGCTGGACGAATTAAAGAATTGACAGGTGAAATGAGACGTAAGCTGATTCGTGAAGCAGCTCAATATTTAAATCTAACAGGTGCAGTAGAGCTATGGGACATTTTAAGTATCGATGAGGCAGGGAAAAAACTGGAACAATGGGTAGATAAATACCTTGATAAGTTAAATATGCATGTCTCACAGAAGGTGTAA
- a CDS encoding IclR family transcriptional regulator has product MGNSLRNTSAVKVLRILEEIVKNENGLGVTELANNLDLNKSTTYRFLATLEEEGYLEQNSSTENYVIGTKLFEFSSKVVNQTNWTKAIHPYLLSLKSKIQETVHLGIEDNGEVVYIDKVESDRSIRMYSKIGRRSPIFCTGVGKAILAFLPPATQKEIIDNIPFKRFTPNTVANKEELMKELKKIKAQGYSLDREEHEEGVNCAAAPVFNFEGKLLGAISVAGPKSRINDENLLDLAATVKETATLISKRLGSL; this is encoded by the coding sequence ATGGGAAATTCTTTGCGTAATACATCAGCAGTAAAAGTTCTTCGGATTCTCGAAGAGATTGTTAAGAATGAAAATGGATTAGGAGTTACAGAATTAGCAAATAATCTAGATTTGAATAAGAGTACTACGTATCGATTTCTTGCTACTTTGGAAGAAGAGGGCTATTTGGAACAAAATTCTAGTACTGAAAATTATGTTATTGGTACAAAGTTGTTTGAGTTTTCATCGAAAGTGGTTAATCAAACGAACTGGACAAAAGCCATTCATCCTTATCTCTTATCACTTAAGAGCAAAATTCAAGAAACAGTCCATTTAGGAATAGAAGATAATGGAGAAGTAGTTTATATCGACAAAGTAGAATCCGATCGTTCCATTCGCATGTATTCAAAAATCGGACGGCGCTCTCCAATCTTTTGCACTGGCGTCGGTAAAGCTATTTTGGCTTTTCTGCCACCTGCTACTCAAAAAGAAATAATTGATAACATTCCTTTCAAAAGGTTCACACCGAATACCGTCGCAAATAAAGAAGAACTTATGAAAGAGTTAAAGAAGATTAAAGCCCAAGGTTATTCCCTTGATAGGGAAGAGCATGAAGAAGGCGTAAATTGTGCAGCTGCTCCTGTTTTTAATTTTGAAGGAAAACTTTTAGGTGCAATAAGTGTGGCTGGACCTAAGTCACGAATTAATGATGAAAATTTATTAGACTTAGCTGCTACGGTAAAAGAGACTGCTACTTTGATTTCTAAAAGACTGGGCAGTCTCTAA
- a CDS encoding sugar kinase, with amino-acid sequence MDVITLGESMVVFSSPRNESIVQSTSASISIAGAESNVATALARLGHNVKWLSRIGNDPFGEKIMHDLNAEGINTEDVVIDEKSPTGLMYKQKKGMLETEVLYYRNQSAARKMDSQNVNLTRIAEAKILHLTGITPSLSHSCKEMVLEAIEIAKKHNVLISFDPNIRLKLWALEDAKETLLPIIRKCDFFFPGREELKQLIGTDDLEETKTILSDWEVPVTVVKNGGEGAWILEEDTSQFIPAYQVNHVVDEVGAGDAFASGFLHGYLNKRNYETCVKLGHALAAFAVSTEGDTKGLPTKRELNLFWEKSGTTIR; translated from the coding sequence ATGGATGTAATAACGCTTGGAGAATCAATGGTGGTCTTTTCCTCTCCGAGGAATGAATCAATCGTTCAATCAACTAGCGCTTCTATATCAATTGCTGGAGCAGAGTCGAATGTGGCTACTGCTCTTGCAAGGCTCGGCCACAATGTCAAATGGTTAAGTAGGATTGGAAATGATCCATTCGGCGAAAAAATAATGCATGATTTAAACGCAGAAGGAATTAACACAGAAGATGTAGTGATTGATGAAAAATCGCCTACGGGTTTAATGTACAAACAAAAAAAGGGGATGCTGGAAACAGAAGTCCTTTACTATCGAAATCAATCAGCAGCCAGAAAAATGGATAGCCAAAATGTGAATCTCACTAGGATAGCAGAGGCTAAAATTCTTCATCTGACGGGAATAACTCCCTCTTTAAGTCACTCGTGCAAAGAAATGGTGTTAGAAGCGATTGAGATAGCCAAAAAACATAATGTGCTTATTAGTTTTGACCCGAATATTCGGTTGAAGCTTTGGGCACTGGAAGATGCAAAAGAAACACTACTTCCTATTATTAGAAAATGTGATTTTTTCTTTCCGGGCCGAGAGGAATTAAAGCAATTAATAGGGACAGATGATTTAGAAGAAACGAAAACTATTCTCTCTGACTGGGAAGTGCCTGTGACTGTTGTAAAGAATGGAGGGGAGGGAGCTTGGATCCTGGAAGAGGATACGTCTCAATTTATTCCGGCATACCAAGTTAACCATGTAGTTGATGAAGTCGGAGCAGGAGATGCTTTTGCTTCTGGCTTCTTACATGGATATTTAAACAAACGGAATTATGAAACGTGTGTGAAACTTGGTCATGCATTAGCAGCCTTCGCAGTCAGTACTGAAGGGGATACTAAGGGTTTACCAACAAAACGAGAGTTAAACTTATTTTGGGAAAAAAGTGGAACTACGATCCGGTAA
- a CDS encoding RidA family protein produces MAKVEEKLKALGIELPEAPKPAAVYVPAKRFGANLLYISGQDCRDNGELIYKGKVGSDLTVKQGYEASRQTMINTLAVIKAEVGDLDKIKSFVKLLGFVNSADGFVEQPYVINGASELLEEVFGEKGKHARSALSANELPFNTPVEIETIVEIEE; encoded by the coding sequence ATGGCAAAAGTAGAAGAAAAACTAAAAGCACTGGGAATTGAACTTCCAGAAGCCCCGAAACCCGCAGCTGTTTACGTTCCGGCCAAAAGATTTGGTGCGAACCTACTCTATATTTCTGGGCAAGACTGCAGAGATAATGGAGAATTGATTTATAAAGGGAAAGTAGGTTCTGATTTAACTGTCAAACAAGGGTACGAGGCTTCACGACAAACAATGATTAACACACTTGCTGTTATTAAAGCAGAGGTAGGAGATCTTGATAAAATAAAGTCTTTTGTGAAACTATTAGGGTTTGTAAATTCAGCAGATGGATTCGTAGAACAACCATATGTAATTAATGGAGCATCAGAACTTTTAGAAGAAGTGTTTGGAGAAAAAGGAAAACATGCTCGATCAGCACTTTCTGCTAATGAACTTCCTTTTAATACACCCGTAGAAATTGAGACAATCGTAGAAATCGAAGAATAG